The following nucleotide sequence is from Zingiber officinale cultivar Zhangliang chromosome 10A, Zo_v1.1, whole genome shotgun sequence.
CAGATCTAACTAAGTAGTAGCTATATAGCTATATACTATCAAAGCTCAGGACTGCACCATTGAGTCATTTATTGAGCCCATATgtcaattatatatattttatatagttTATAATAAAAATGGGAAACTTAAATTTAGGTTGATCTAGTACTGAGTCCATGTTGGCCTCTATCGAAGTCAATTATTTCTATGAATTAATATCCAAATTCTCATAGGCGTATAAGGTTTAGGGAACTTAGTACTGGATCTATTGGTTTAGAAACATGCAGTTTGTTGTAGATCTAGAAATGGTACATTTTTTTAGATCTAGTGTCACATACAAGTTTGACATGACAAATTTGCTGAAGATATTCAtaataaaattgttttttaaGCTGCAATTTGGTCCTTATCATTCCTGTAACTAGAGTTTGTTGAATGATATCTTGGGAAATCTAAAATCACTAAACCATTGTATAGAAGTCTAGCACAATTATCAGTGGCTTGATACCTAATTACATGCATATGCAAAATCGTTGATGTTAGCTATGAAATTGTAATAGCCAAGATAGGAGCAGGTTTAGAAGAGTTAAAAGTTTTGAGGTAGATTGTTTGAAATCTTCATGTGCTATATTGGTTTCCTTGGCATGATATTGGCAGGTTTTGTGAGGTAAGAAGCAAAATAAGAGTGCAGATACCTATGAGATAGATTATTTCCGCATTCTCCTGAACATTGTCTCGAACCGATTCATGCATCAGATAATAGGATGTCTATGCATATGCATGAGATTCACCACATCACATATATAAATGTTACATATTTCTCTAGGGTCAGTTTACTTGGATGTAAGACACCATGGGGAAAAGAAAAGTGATATAATAATGTACATAATGATGGAGCTTCGTATGTACTTTTGTGAGCCTTTCTTCCCCCTTCTCTCCCCCTCTTGAATTTCCATCCAAGTAAACACAGCCTTAATCTTCAATTGACTTGCTCTAATGATATTGATTTTTACTTCAaccaaatttaatatatttatgaatGAATTAGATGAGAATAAGATTATAAATATTGTTTAATATAATCTCAATATGACAGATGAACAAAATAAAGGATTAATAGATAAAactatatttataaagacattatATTTATTAGTTTACATaggttttttttttgtattgtgTAGTTTGGATTTTCTCAATCATTCAGACACAGGTTGCTTGCACATTATTAATCTATAACTATCAGCTTTAATTTCtggttttaattatatatatatatatataacaagggGCTCATATGTATTGTCTTAATGCATATGCACCTGAAAGTATACTGATCACATAcacttttttaaatcattttttgaAAACTGTGAAAAACAAGATGTTTTTTCTCCAGATATTTAAATTGAGCTCAAGCTCAGATTCTTAGGGAAAATACAATCACATTCATTTCATTTCACCAATAATTTCAGGTATTGGTGGTTGGTCCAACCAAGGACTAAAGTATCGGTACCAGTTTTGGCCTCAAGCATGAGCTGCACAGCATTAGAGCTGACTTATATCAATTATCAACACATTGATCAATCGTTGAGGTAAAAATCCGTTTAGAGTACTTTACAGTAATCAACATCTTTGGCATGCACTCCAAGTTAGTTCCGGCTCAAATCAAAATGCTTCCGTCAATTTTTTTCCTTCATTTTATTGTTTCTAGTATGGTAGCAAATTtaggaatattttttttaatccattTTCGATAATGGGTGAAAATTTCCAGAATACCAGAATAACAATTGATTGTTTAGAACCCAAATGGACAATTTGGATTTATTGCTTAGAGATATATCTGCAGGGAATTtttgtttttatggttatttgaCTTCTGAGAGAAGGGTGCAGCATCCTAGAAGGCTAAAAAGTAGCTTCAAGGGCTGAAGTATTCACTCTAGGGAATCGGACCTTAAATTATTCCTAATAAGAAATGGGGATTTGCCATCTGCTACTATATAATTCTTTTAACACTTTATTTAACCGTCCTCACTGCCTATTAGCTCAAATCCATATTTCTGAGAACTGGCTTTCTTTTCTTCCATTTTATCCACTGAAGTGTGGTGCACTCATAGTTTTGCATTCTTCGACAAGAACAAGGCAGGCTTTTGAGTCTAATTTCATTGGCTAAGAGATCCTCAAGGGGTTCTTTGTGTCTGGTTAGATTAGAGCCATGGGAGTAAGGATTATAAAACACTTGAACTAGTTTTGAGTTCCCCTTCAAGAATCCTGGTTTGATGTTATTTCTTGGATTTAGATCTTCAGCTGGGTGCAAAACAAGTTCAACGGGAGGCAGGAGAAGAGATTTGATGCAGGAACGTGCTCAGTCCATTGTAAGTGATGCTTACATCTCTCAGGAAACATGTGCTACTTAATTTTCTTTGATTGGCTACTAAATCTTTcatccttttaattatattcctgTAAAATGTAGAAATACATGTGCTGCTATGATATGTAGGAGTTCAATCTTTAGATGCACTTTTCGTATTCATTTGCAACAATAGTGGGTGAAGCACAAATTTGAAAATGCTGCATTCTTGAACATTGTTAAATATTTGAATTGTTATCACTTATCCTAAAGGCTTGAGATGTTAAGAAATGACTAAATTTATAGTATTATGGTATAACATCCCTCATGATTAAGCTGATTTAGGCATGTATGAATGTGGACAAACCACAAGATAGTGCAAGACAACCTTTGATATTGCACAAATCGATCATTACTGAGTGACTAAATAATCGAAGAACAACCTTTGAGTAATGGCTCATTACTCAACTTCTATGGCTTGTATTATTAGGTGAACATAATTTTAACAGTCAATTAAACTGTTAAAGATGCCCAACTGATAGATTTGACTTTTGTAATGTTTTTCTGAGAAATTTTAGTTGAAAATGTAGTAAAACATCGATCAAACCATCTCATTGCATTGTTGAGAGAAAAATTCATATGCACTAACATGTTCTTCAGATAATTCTATGCCTGGTGATCTAAAAGAACATAATGGCATACCGCATGCATTGCTTGCAATTGGCACACTTGGGGATAATGAGTTGAAGGAAGAATCTCAGCAAGATGACCAGCCTCAGAACCTGGATTCCTCAGACAAATTATCTGATTTCACCGTTGAAGACGCTAACAAATTACAAAAGGAACTAAAAAAGCTATTCTCACACAAGTCCAAGTCCAAGACTAATGTTGGATTGGGGATGGGCGAAGAAGATAGAGCCAATTTGCCATTGAACAGATTCCTAAATTGTCCGTCAAGCTTGGAGGTGGCCAGGACTGTTAGTGCAAAATTTGAGTCATTGGAGAATGAAAACAGTGGTGATCTGTCACCAATCACCAAGCTCATACTATACAAACTGAAAGATGTGTTGTTGGGTAACCACACCACCATTAAGAAAAAATCTATTCCCTTTCTTCTGAAGAAGATGTTTATGTGTGGCAGTGGCTTTGCACCAGCTCCAAGCTTAAGAGATCCCGTAATTGAGTCGAGGATGGACAAGGTATGTTTTCatgcatcatttttttttcttttttttttcttgtttttgatACTGACAACTGAGCACAAATTGAATGAATAGATCTTAAGAGGAATTCTCTCAAAGGCAATTTGCCAGCACTGTTCTGCTCCAATTTCATCAAAGAAATATCTAAAGAATAAACAAAAAGAGCAAgtacacaaagaggaagaggagtgtAGGAAGAAAGCTAAATCAAAATGGGTCAAAACAGATTCAGAGTGTGAGTTCGACCATCACTGCTACaatgttttcttcatgttttaatttttcaaaagtgtATTCATGGATTGATTGTGTTTACCTTGCCTCCAGTTATTGTTCTCGAAATCTAGCAACCAATTCTTGAAGATGAACTTGGTAAGTTTGCATAAGATGACACTGCAAACTTGATGTTCTTCAAaagtctaaaaaaaaatttgtatatAATACGAGCGAACCTTCTACACAGGTTTGTGCAGGTATGCAATGGAAAGGCAGCTATGTGCATTGGAAAGATTGGAACCTGATGAGGAGAAGAAAAAACTCAAATGTTGCACTGAATAAGCAACGAATGATTCGTTATTGGGACTGCAGCTTCTCAATGACATATATGAGTGTGATTCTGAACAAAATGCACAATTCGTATAATTAATTGGTGATTTCTGCAATGCATTTCTTTGAATCTTCTGTGCATCGTTTGAAGAGTCATCAGTTGTGCATACCTAAAGGGAGTTGAGAATTAGTAAAGAAGCTTGTAAGATATGCTTCTATCAGAGTGTGTTTCTTTTTTCTGATACTCTATGCTCTAGCAAAGTAGTTGCGCTTATATTATTTGATACTTTTGATCTTATTGTTCATGGTACTATCTTTTTGTTATGGCTGTTGATGACTTAATGTACACAGCTCCAGCCAGATAAGTGTTTAGAACCAGTGGTATAGACCAGCCCTTCATTTGAAGACAATGATAGGCAAGTGTTATAACCTTCCAGGGTCCACACCACATTTTAAGCCCGTTTCTGTACCAGAGGTGGCAATGGGCTGAGTCAATAGGTCGAAGTCATCGTCAGCATATTTTAACCCTTTCCATGTCTGACATAGTCTAATCATGTACATGCCTGGCTCAAGGACACCAAGTCAGACAGCCCTCTACTTGTTCTTTGTTGGATCCGGGCTATCTAAGGTTTGCTTGGGTACATCCATCAGCATGCCTAACTAATCTAGTTGTGtggattaaaattaaaaataaatttgattcaaTATGTTTATTAAATAGAttcaattaaaactaaattatttgtGGATTGACAAGACAACTAATATATGATTCTTTGTGTCCCAGTGTAAATTTGTATACAATTACAAAATACACACACATTTAGTGTGTATTTATAAGTTATACTGTATACTGTGATTCTGTTCTTACAATTGCTTGACTGAAGAAGATCAAGGAGCTGGAAACCTCGTAAACGTGGCCAGAAGAGCCTCTGAGAATGATCAGAGAACACATTACCTGAGTGCTTCTGTTAAATGATCAAGGTACTTGTAAATATTTGCTTTGCAAATCACCAGAGTCTAGGGTATATTAATCAGCCCTGACTTAACTTCCAGAGACAGATGCAGATGAACTACTACATAATCAAACAACCTTCTTGGGTGCAGATGAAGAAGTAGGATTTGGGTGCAAAGACCAAGTTACTTCCATCCATGATCAGGTAAAAAGTATGAGACTTTGTAGTCATAATTCGACTTCATGTAGCAGAAACATACATTTGCTTGCCTTAAAATTTCAGATTAGCAGTTTATGCATGTGGATCTATTGATTCTGATATTCTgaaactgttttttttttaaatgtaaacTTATATGTTTTTTTgaggatttttcttgatttctagAAAACACAGTTTTTTATGTgtattttatcataattttttttaatgttacttCATTGAGGATTAAGAACATCAACAAACAGCATCCAAGGAACAAACAGAGGTAGACTATTTAGAgggaataaagtattcagaggaGCAACTAAAAAAATAGAGTTTGAATCAAATATTTTAGAAGTTAATTTGGTGGAGCCTCTCTatcaattataaaaaaaaaaaacaagtatttTATTATTTCAAGCTAATTATTTTATTGTTTCAACTTATTGTTATCTAATTATTATGATTAtatattcattattattaatGCAAAAGAgtggaaaaaataattaaaaaatagatattataattttaaaaaatttgaacaaCTTACAGTACGAAAGATAATATACTTTATAGAAAATATCCAttgtatttaataaattattggcCTATTAAAAAAACTATGCAGATAATTTATTATGGTTAGATAGGTTTATTCATTTGGAAATTTACATACACAGATAAAATGATGCCTTTCtccaaaattttaaataatttaaatttctgaacattttttatatatatatttaattataaaaaatattataaggtCCATAGTTATCAATGAAACTAATATGTATCAATTGTTTTTaagttgttttaaaatttaaagtacaCAAACTTGAAATATTAACTTAGTTTGATAATTACTGTTGCATTAgtaataatgaaaattattttagactCGTTAATATTCATCGTGTTTTAAGGaaacattattttttttgaaactgTTAGTTTTTAAAGTGAATTAACTActaataaattttaaactctaataAATTTTTGATTCATCAAAATATTTATATCCTAAAATTcttgatattttatatttttaaaagtttattattgaataaaatttcaaaaatattctttaaaTGGGGCATTCCGAGAATTGAACTCGGGACCTCTCGCACCCTAAGCGAGAATCATACCACTAGACCAAATGCCCTTTGTATTTGATTTCTTTCTTAAAAGATAAAATCATATTTTCATAAACAATAGACAGTTTGTTCGAATCTCACCCCACAATCAAGCAATATCTAATCACACCCGACAAGCAAGCAAGAGATCGTGTTAGAGGATGAAAAGAATACGCGATTTTAGATGGTAATAAAGGAGCACATTATTAATAGTTTATTTTAAAATGCCATGATGCTTGATTTTATTTGAAGTCAACACCATTAATTGCTGAACCAAAAGCCATTGGACAAAAGtggtagagtttttttttttaggaaGAAAGCATGAAACATGAGCAAATTGAGAATGATTATATTACAGTTTTTATGATAGTGGTTGTTTGATGCTACGGAGAATCTTGCTGAATAATGaaattgtaggaagaagaaaaaaaaatcagagcAATCAACAAAGTCCAAATGAATAAAGATAACTATAGTCAAATCTAAACAATCGTATAATGTTAGAAGTGTATATTTGACGTCGGATGAAATAATGATTATCTTACGGATTAATGAGAAGGAGAAATTGAGTAGTGAGTATCAGATAAGAAGAGAATCTAAAGAATTATTTGTCTTAACAAAAACAAACTTTATTAATAATTATACAAACTCTAGATTCTAAGCcccaaatgaaataaaaaaaatcttaatacaattcatattttataaagaaagcaaagaaattttaaaagaaaggaaaaatttgactcataattctaaaaattctaaattgactcaaatttaaaaataaaatagaaaaaatagaaattattaaaaatatataaaatatcaaaaaaactttaaatatcaaaaagataaaaaaaaattcaaaaataataataaagatcTACTAATCCTCTTGTGTCAATATCTAGTTTCACCAAACTTTAGCAATGAATCATCAAATCCGTCGAAAAAAATGCGCATAGAATCTAACCAATAATCTTGAAATCCATTCACGAGGCATGAAGTCACTAGATCACCAAGAACAACACCCTGATAGCACCAAACTCAATAGAACCTCCATTATCCTCccgaatgaagaagaagaataatcACTTCATAGGATAGTACCCTTCTCCTCGGCTCTGGAATCCATTCAGTCCCGCGGAGGGGGGTGCTCGTTGTGATTAGTGCCTCATCAAGCAGTAGGCGGAGATTGACAAAGATAGTGACAAAAAAGCGTTGGATAATTTTACCAAAGATAGTGTTGGAAAATTTGTTGCTAGAGATTTTGGTGAAAAATactgaatttataaattaaattcaaacttatctaTTGAGATGACCTAAGCAGATAATCTCAAGTTGTCAGCCTTGAATGTCAGGCCAAGCTACTAGATTGTCAGGAAGATTGTTGATTCGTATCGTTGAGTTCGAAAGTAAAGTCGCCAAGTTGGGAGTCGGAGTTGCCGAGTTGGGAGTCGGAGTCGTCGAGTCGAGAAAGGAATTTACCGAGGGAGATGTCGAGGCATACACTCAACGCAatttccttaaaataaatttgccCTACCTCCGACTATGCTTCGTGATTTTCTCGGGTTGTATTTCCTAAAATACAATGACAGAACTACACACACAACCAAGTACTAgttgttcgtggcgaactgagaatgcacccgaatgctatcacgagtagtttagctaatcggatgcacgactgagaggAATGAATTGGCAAACAAAGATGGAGGAATTCTATTGCTTTTACTTTCGCTTCTCTTCTCTCTACTCTTGCTCAcaacctccttttataggagggcTCACCCATGGCTACAATGAATGATCGAGTTATGGCCATTCAATGTCGAGACATTACAGAATTGCCATTAATAGGTTTAATGTCGGTCATTATTGCCAAGACGTTACATAATcatcattaatgggtttaatgtcgaCCATTAATTTTAGATTAATGCTTCTATTACACTCTTGAGCAAGTAAAAAAAAGATATTCAGGTGGTAAAACATTGGTTTATTCACTTGGACAAAGTTTGTCTTAATTGATCTGGCATTCAATGCGCGCAAGTTGTGCTTGCACATGAATAAACTTGATTTAGTGTAAATCAATATCCCAGATTTGCACCCCACCTCCTATgcacccacgcatgagagagagtttctcctcatgcatttgttcacatcatcaatacatgtaaaataatataaaccaaccatagtgcattgaaacttccaatgtgagaCTACACTCATACAAAAAGAAGTCTCCTTCCTTTCCATCTTATTTTCCATTCACATTTTTAACAATTCTCCATATGATTGGAAACAGGGCATGTAATAGCATTCAACAGTTTAGTACCGTGTATGACAAGTAGATTTTACCCTTTGAGCATTTACTTGTGAAGTTATGTTTGTTTACTGGCTGACAATATATACAATGTCTTTTAACTATTCTGTCGTTTATGTAAGTATTGACATGTCTCACCCAGGACTCTCGTTGATGTAACTTAGTTCTCATGAGTATGTTCATTcttcactacaacaaatatgTTAATTAATCACACTAAAAAGACAACAGATTTATAGAAAAACCATTGACTTTTGGCTTTTGACAACGGTTTGTATAAAAACCATTGTGGATATGCGTTTTTTAATTTAAGATAACGGTTTTACAAAAAACATGGTAATTGGTGTTCTACAACAACAATTTTTATTAACTGTTGtctatgagtatttttttttttaaagacaacggttatttaaaatcattgtcaTTATGCGTGATTTTTTGGACCAatagacaataattttttaaagccgTTGTGTATTGGTTTTTTTAACAACGGATTAATAATACGTTGTGTAATATTTtctcttaaaataaaatttcctaacatTTTCATCTTTTATCACAAAGAGAGAGTTAGCTTCTCAGAAAATCTCTATTGCTCCTATCGACATGCCCTAGCTCCTAATTGATCGATCGATCTTACTTCTCCCTTTGCGTAGATCTTCAGTTAGCTTCCGTAGATCTCTATTGCTCCTGTCGACGGGCCCTAATCGATCCAAGAATGATTCTGGGATCTTGAACCAGTTAGCTGCCGTAGATATTACTTCCCAAAATCCAAGCATGTGTGCATTTCGAAGACTCGATTTTCCTAACTCCCGATTGCTGGTCGTAAGTCTTCTTTGTGTATTGGTGTTTATTTATGTGTTTGAGGTGAAGCAATCGATTGGGGTGTTTCTTGCAGGGTTGTTCTGGGAAGTGTGAGTGAGCACACTATGCTCACTGCTCTGTCATGATTGTCAAGAGGCCCAAGCCCACCAAGTGATAGATCATATGTTGCATCACCCAAACTATTGTGTAGCTTAGTGTGCGTGATTGTTTGTCAAAAGAGACTTGCTTTGTGCCCCATTTATCTGTAATTAACTCCATCTTTATCTTTACTTTATAGTGTTCTTTGCATCCCAGTAGCAGCAATAAGCAAAGTTTTAACCATAATGGACTCGTTTAGATTTGCACTGCTTCGTAATTTTCCTTGAGATCTAATTTATGGTGTTGTCTTTTAGGGTCTGGAAGAAGGGTGGTATGATGGAGGAAGCATTTAATTAGCTTTGTTGTTCTGCTTGTTATGTTCTTTATAGGTATGAATCTTCACTATTTTATTGACCCGACCTGATGTATCGAACTTATGTCAACATTGGTATCTAGTATATTTACTTATTATCCCTATGCTTGTATTTGCAAGCATGGTGTCGATCTGCTGCCAATATTGGTATTTACTTATTGacatacccccccccccccccccatacaTGCATGCTTGTATTTGCAAGCGcttctctttcctttcttttaagcttttgatttgtttcatcaTGCCCTTTGCCTGCTCTTTCTTCCTCAATGGGGTGGAAAAAATCTGAATTTATATTTTCTGTGTTTTTTTGAAGCGGCTACATGGTTTGGAAAGATTCAAATGAGCAGGGATTAGGAGTTAGGACTAGTTTATGTGCATGTTCTGTTGCTGCCTCCTGATTGTAGAATCTATTTCGGAAAATATGTTTCTTGAATTGTGTTTCGATATGTAAATTGGTGGAAAATATGCCCATTTTTTTCTGCAAATCTAATCTATTTGACGCTTTTTCACTATTTTGAATCCATTCTTTCTCATATAAAACTTATCAAATGAGATTCCGTATGATTTGAGTTTGGTTTcaacataaaaatataataatttttcacTAATATTGTTTATATGCTGTGTATATAAAGAAGAGGGAACACATCAATTGATGCTAAACAAACAAGCAAATTACATACATGCATGgttgattttataaattttataacaaCCAGTTTAAATATTCCTGAGCAGTCCTAGTTTGCTAAATTTCATTATATCCAAAAATCTGTCCTAAACTTGTATTTCTGTCTGATTGGTTTATGTCGAGTATTACTCTATTATCTTGAGTGTTTTAT
It contains:
- the LOC122027807 gene encoding protein DEEPER ROOTING 1-like → MPGDLKEHNGIPHALLAIGTLGDNELKEESQQDDQPQNLDSSDKLSDFTVEDANKLQKELKKLFSHKSKSKTNVGLGMGEEDRANLPLNRFLNCPSSLEVARTVSAKFESLENENSGDLSPITKLILYKLKDVLLGNHTTIKKKSIPFLLKKMFMCGSGFAPAPSLRDPVIESRMDKILRGILSKAICQHCSAPISSKKYLKNKQKEQVHKEEEECRKKAKSKWVKTDSEFIVLEI